The Burkholderia lata genome contains a region encoding:
- the lysM gene encoding peptidoglycan-binding protein LysM, whose product MGLLSFIKEAGEKLLGHADAQAAEDPNAANQTAADAIKNYINTQGLDTSNLTVAFDGASRTVTLSGSVADLDTKAKVKVAAGNVQGVAGVNDDDLQPDDPEVQYHDVKSGDTLSAIAKEVYGDANKYPVIFEANKPMLSSPDRIYPGQKLVIPPQS is encoded by the coding sequence ATGGGTCTTCTTTCGTTTATCAAAGAGGCGGGTGAAAAACTGCTGGGTCATGCCGATGCGCAAGCAGCGGAAGATCCGAATGCCGCAAACCAGACCGCGGCCGATGCGATCAAGAACTACATCAACACGCAGGGTCTCGATACGTCGAACCTGACCGTCGCGTTCGACGGCGCATCGCGCACCGTGACGCTGTCGGGCAGCGTCGCCGACCTCGACACGAAGGCCAAGGTCAAGGTCGCGGCCGGCAACGTGCAAGGTGTCGCGGGCGTCAACGACGACGATCTGCAGCCGGACGATCCGGAAGTGCAGTACCACGACGTGAAGTCGGGCGACACGCTGTCGGCCATCGCCAAGGAAGTCTATGGCGACGCGAACAAGTACCCGGTGATCTTCGAGGCGAACAAGCCGATGCTGTCGAGCCCGGACCGGATCTACCCGGGCCAGAAGCTCGTGATTCCGCCGCAGTCCTGA
- a CDS encoding RNA polymerase sigma factor, with protein sequence MGQAGQAVDERSADDAVARGERFRVLVLPHLDAAYNLARWLSGSAGDADDVVQDACMRALRFVDSCRGDNARPWLLTIVRHTWYTEWRRRTHAHEVALPDTLDDTDVPDDWQPATDDPLAHLLRGENVRLVNEALAKLPPEYREVLVLREMEDLSYREIAAIADVPVGTVMSRLARGRRKLAALLGGPPAPAAEGRPGRTPAGGTASEAIDGL encoded by the coding sequence GTGGGGCAAGCCGGACAGGCAGTCGATGAGCGGTCGGCGGACGACGCGGTTGCGCGCGGCGAGCGGTTTCGCGTGCTCGTGCTGCCGCATCTCGACGCCGCGTACAACCTCGCGCGCTGGCTGAGCGGCAGCGCCGGCGATGCGGACGACGTCGTCCAGGACGCGTGCATGCGCGCGCTGCGCTTCGTCGATTCGTGTCGCGGCGACAACGCGCGGCCGTGGCTGCTGACGATCGTGCGCCACACCTGGTACACCGAGTGGAGGCGCCGCACGCATGCGCACGAGGTTGCGCTGCCCGACACGCTCGACGACACCGACGTGCCCGACGACTGGCAACCGGCGACCGACGATCCGCTCGCGCACCTGCTGCGCGGCGAGAACGTGCGGCTCGTGAATGAAGCGCTCGCGAAGCTGCCGCCCGAATACCGCGAGGTGCTCGTGCTGCGCGAGATGGAGGACCTGAGTTACCGCGAGATTGCGGCGATCGCGGACGTGCCGGTCGGCACGGTGATGTCGCGGCTCGCACGCGGCCGGCGCAAGCTTGCCGCGCTGCTGGGTGGCCCGCCGGCACCGGCGGCCGAAGGCAGGCCGGGCCGTACGCCGGCTGGCGGAACCGCATCGGAGGCTATCGATGGACTGTAA
- a CDS encoding LysR family transcriptional regulator — protein MDRFKQIETFVRVADAGSLAAAALEEGVSPVVLGRRIDALEKRLGVKLMYRSTRRLVVSEEGAAFLERCRGLLSEWDQAENELAAGRRAVSGHLIVSAPAAFGRKHVAPHAPGFLVDKPEMQLSFNLTDRVVDLVREGYDLSIRIGGAVDPNFVAVKLASNRRVVCGTPEYFRRHGRPKSLDDLLKHNCLAFNLQGGQNRGWYFQRHGKIATMRVAGNLDCNDGELLHRWVAEGLGLGWRSTWEIAAQLETGALETVLDEYALPDYDILAVYPQQRYVPARVRYFIDYLRAAYASPGYWSTTP, from the coding sequence ATGGATCGCTTCAAGCAGATCGAGACGTTCGTGCGGGTGGCCGATGCCGGCAGCCTCGCGGCGGCGGCGCTCGAGGAGGGCGTGTCGCCGGTGGTGCTCGGGCGGCGCATCGACGCGCTCGAAAAGCGTCTTGGCGTGAAGCTGATGTACCGCTCGACGCGGCGGCTGGTGGTCAGCGAGGAGGGCGCCGCGTTCCTCGAGCGCTGCCGCGGCCTCCTGTCCGAATGGGACCAGGCCGAGAACGAGCTGGCCGCCGGGCGGCGGGCGGTCAGCGGGCACCTGATCGTGTCCGCACCGGCTGCGTTCGGGCGCAAGCACGTCGCGCCGCACGCCCCCGGCTTTCTGGTCGACAAGCCCGAGATGCAGCTGTCGTTCAACCTGACCGACCGCGTCGTCGATCTCGTGCGCGAGGGCTACGACCTGTCGATCCGGATCGGCGGGGCCGTCGATCCGAACTTCGTCGCGGTGAAGCTCGCGTCGAACCGGCGAGTCGTATGCGGCACGCCCGAGTATTTCCGCCGGCACGGCCGGCCGAAGTCGCTCGACGATCTGCTCAAGCACAACTGCCTGGCGTTCAACCTGCAGGGCGGGCAGAACCGCGGCTGGTATTTCCAGCGCCACGGCAAGATCGCGACGATGCGCGTGGCCGGCAATCTCGACTGCAACGACGGCGAGCTGCTGCACCGCTGGGTCGCCGAGGGTCTCGGGCTCGGCTGGCGCTCGACGTGGGAAATCGCCGCGCAGCTCGAGACGGGCGCGCTCGAGACCGTGCTCGACGAGTATGCGCTGCCCGACTACGACATCCTCGCGGTCTACCCGCAGCAGCGCTACGTGCCGGCGCGCGTGCGCTACTTCATCGACTACCTGCGCGCCGCTTACGCGAGCCCCGGCTACTGGAGCACCACGCCGTAA
- the rpsF gene encoding 30S ribosomal protein S6: MRHYEIVFIVHPDQSEQVPAMIERYKTTITSHGGQIHRVEDWGRRQLAYMIEKLAKAHYVCMNIECDQTTLDELEHAFKFNDAVLRHLIVKMKKAETGPSPMMKEVQREEAKKAAAAQPTEAQA, encoded by the coding sequence ATGCGTCATTACGAAATCGTATTCATCGTGCACCCCGATCAAAGCGAGCAAGTGCCCGCGATGATCGAGCGTTACAAGACCACGATCACGTCGCACGGCGGTCAGATCCACCGTGTCGAAGACTGGGGCCGTCGCCAACTGGCCTACATGATCGAGAAACTCGCGAAGGCTCACTACGTCTGCATGAACATCGAGTGCGACCAGACGACGCTCGACGAACTCGAACACGCGTTCAAGTTCAACGACGCCGTGCTGCGTCACCTCATCGTCAAGATGAAGAAGGCCGAAACCGGCCCGTCGCCGATGATGAAGGAAGTTCAGCGCGAAGAAGCCAAGAAGGCGGCTGCAGCTCAGCCGACCGAAGCGCAGGCTTAA
- the priB gene encoding primosomal replication protein N, with amino-acid sequence MNRLQLTASVVERAPVRYTPAGVPIASATLHHRTEVVEAGIPRQVEMTIEAVAAGEASGKLESREMGVETLFTGFLAKKSRNARTLVFHITALQDIGKD; translated from the coding sequence GTGAACAGGTTGCAATTGACGGCAAGCGTCGTCGAACGCGCGCCGGTGCGATATACGCCGGCTGGTGTTCCGATCGCAAGCGCCACATTGCATCACCGCACGGAAGTCGTCGAAGCAGGCATTCCCCGTCAGGTCGAAATGACGATCGAGGCGGTGGCGGCCGGTGAGGCGAGCGGCAAGCTGGAAAGTCGTGAAATGGGCGTCGAAACGCTGTTCACGGGCTTCCTGGCAAAGAAAAGCCGCAACGCGAGAACCTTGGTGTTTCACATCACAGCATTGCAGGACATTGGAAAGGACTGA
- a CDS encoding 2-hydroxy-3-oxopropionate reductase, producing the protein MATIGFIGLGIMGAHMARNLLKGDHQLVVNGAFPIPDDLRTSAKVVANSTEVAQNADIIVVMVPDTPDVRNVLFADDGVAKGLTAGKLVIDMSSISPLDTQEFAKQINALGCDYLDAPVSGGEVGAREASLTIMVGGPEAAFERAKPLFEKMGKNITLVGDNGAGQTCKVANQIIVALNIEAVGEALLFAARSGADPERVRQALMGGFAASRILEVHGARMTKRTFDPGFRIELHQKDLNLALDGARKLGLALPHTASAQQLFSVCASHGGKAWDHSALVRALEIMSNFEIGQTPAA; encoded by the coding sequence ATGGCAACCATCGGTTTCATCGGCCTCGGCATCATGGGCGCGCACATGGCGCGCAACCTGCTCAAGGGCGACCACCAGCTCGTCGTGAACGGCGCGTTCCCGATCCCCGACGACCTGCGCACGAGCGCAAAGGTCGTCGCGAACTCGACCGAAGTCGCGCAGAACGCGGACATCATCGTCGTGATGGTGCCGGATACGCCGGACGTGCGTAACGTGCTGTTCGCCGACGACGGCGTCGCGAAGGGCCTGACGGCCGGCAAGCTCGTGATCGACATGAGCTCGATCTCGCCGCTCGACACGCAGGAATTCGCGAAACAGATCAACGCCCTCGGCTGCGACTACCTCGACGCACCGGTGTCCGGCGGCGAAGTCGGCGCACGCGAAGCGTCGCTGACGATCATGGTCGGCGGCCCGGAAGCGGCATTCGAGCGCGCCAAGCCGCTGTTCGAGAAGATGGGCAAGAACATCACGCTCGTCGGCGACAACGGCGCGGGCCAGACCTGCAAGGTCGCGAACCAGATCATCGTCGCGCTGAACATCGAAGCGGTCGGCGAAGCGCTGCTGTTCGCCGCGCGTTCGGGCGCCGATCCGGAGCGTGTGCGCCAGGCGCTGATGGGCGGCTTCGCCGCATCGCGCATCCTGGAAGTGCACGGCGCGCGGATGACGAAGCGCACGTTCGATCCGGGCTTCCGCATCGAGCTGCACCAGAAGGACCTGAACCTCGCGCTCGACGGCGCACGCAAGCTCGGCCTCGCACTGCCGCACACGGCCAGCGCACAGCAGCTGTTCAGCGTGTGTGCATCGCACGGCGGCAAGGCATGGGACCACTCGGCACTCGTGCGCGCGCTCGAGATCATGTCGAACTTCGAGATCGGCCAGACGCCGGCCGCGTAA
- a CDS encoding replicative DNA helicase translates to MNAPQDPQIESLKVPPHSVEAEQSVLGGLLLDNAAWDRIADFLSQGDFYRYDHRIIYEHIGRLIASTRPADVVTVYEALTTSGKADDVGGLAYLNALAQNTPSAANIRRYAEIVRDRAVLRRLVSVADEISADAFNPQGKEVRQLLDEAESKVFSIAEDGARGNQGFLEIGPLLTQVVERIDTLYHTANPSDVTGTPTGFVDLDRMTSGMHGGELIIVAGRPSMGKTAFSMNIGEYVAVEYGLPVAVFSMEMPGTQLVMRMLGSIGRLDQHRMRTGRLTDEDWPKLTHAVQKMSEAQLFIDETGGLNPMELRSRARRLARQCGKLGLIIVDYLQLMSGSSQGENRATEISEISRSLKSLAKELDVPVIALSQLNRGLEQRPNKRPVMSDLRESGAIEQDADVILFIYRDEVYNPDSPDKGTAEIIIGKQRNGPIGPVRLTFLGQYTKFDNFAGAQTFYGE, encoded by the coding sequence ATGAACGCGCCGCAAGATCCTCAAATCGAATCGCTGAAAGTCCCGCCGCATTCGGTCGAAGCCGAGCAGTCGGTGCTCGGCGGCCTGTTGCTCGACAACGCGGCCTGGGACCGGATTGCCGACTTCCTGTCGCAGGGCGACTTCTACCGCTATGACCACCGGATCATCTACGAGCACATCGGCCGCCTGATCGCGTCGACGCGCCCGGCCGACGTCGTGACCGTGTACGAAGCGCTGACCACGTCCGGCAAGGCCGACGACGTCGGCGGGCTCGCGTACCTGAATGCCCTCGCACAGAACACGCCGAGCGCGGCGAACATCCGCCGCTATGCGGAAATCGTGCGCGACCGCGCGGTGCTGCGCCGGCTCGTGTCGGTCGCCGACGAAATCTCGGCCGATGCGTTCAACCCGCAAGGCAAGGAAGTCCGTCAGCTGCTCGACGAGGCCGAGTCGAAGGTGTTCTCGATCGCCGAGGATGGCGCGCGCGGCAACCAGGGCTTCCTCGAGATCGGTCCGCTGCTCACGCAGGTCGTCGAGCGCATCGATACGCTGTACCACACGGCAAATCCGAGTGACGTCACGGGCACCCCGACGGGCTTCGTCGACCTCGACCGGATGACGTCCGGGATGCACGGTGGCGAACTGATCATCGTCGCAGGGCGTCCGTCGATGGGTAAGACCGCGTTCTCGATGAACATCGGCGAATACGTGGCGGTCGAGTACGGGCTGCCGGTCGCGGTGTTCTCGATGGAAATGCCGGGCACCCAGCTCGTGATGCGTATGCTCGGCTCGATCGGCCGGCTCGACCAGCACCGGATGCGGACGGGGCGCCTGACGGACGAGGATTGGCCGAAGCTGACGCACGCGGTGCAGAAGATGAGCGAGGCACAGCTCTTCATCGACGAAACCGGTGGCCTGAACCCGATGGAATTGCGCTCGCGCGCGCGGCGTCTTGCGCGGCAATGCGGCAAGCTCGGCCTGATCATCGTCGACTACCTGCAGCTGATGTCGGGTTCGTCGCAGGGCGAGAACCGCGCGACCGAAATCTCGGAAATCTCGCGATCGCTGAAGAGTCTCGCGAAGGAACTGGACGTGCCGGTGATCGCGCTGTCGCAGCTGAACCGCGGCCTCGAGCAGCGTCCGAACAAGCGTCCGGTGATGTCGGATTTGCGTGAATCAGGCGCAATCGAACAGGACGCGGACGTGATCCTGTTCATCTACCGCGACGAAGTCTACAACCCGGACAGCCCCGACAAGGGCACGGCCGAGATCATCATCGGCAAGCAGCGTAACGGCCCGATCGGCCCCGTTCGCCTCACGTTCCTGGGGCAATACACGAAGTTCGACAACTTTGCAGGGGCGCAGACGTTCTACGGCGAGTAA
- the hyi gene encoding hydroxypyruvate isomerase, with amino-acid sequence MPKFAANLTMLFNEVPFLDRFKAAADAGFDAVEFLFPYPYAKEELAERLETHRLRLVLHNLPAGNWDQGERGIACLPDRVGEFQEGVGRAIEYAKALKVPQLNCLVGIPSASTARDKTFVTIVDNLRFAADALKREGIRLLVEPCNCFDIPGFALNRSSEGLDVIRAVGSDNLFLQYDIYHMQRMEGELAATIERNLASIGHVQLADNPGRNEPGTGEINYAFLFALLDRLGYAGYVGCEYKPRTTTTEGLGWLQSVAGCAPGSARRAA; translated from the coding sequence ATGCCGAAGTTTGCTGCAAACCTGACCATGCTGTTCAACGAAGTGCCGTTCCTCGACCGCTTCAAGGCGGCCGCCGACGCGGGCTTCGACGCCGTCGAGTTCCTGTTCCCGTATCCGTACGCGAAAGAGGAACTCGCCGAGCGGCTCGAGACGCATCGCCTGCGCCTCGTGCTGCACAACCTGCCCGCCGGCAACTGGGACCAGGGCGAGCGCGGCATCGCGTGCCTGCCCGATCGCGTCGGCGAATTCCAGGAAGGTGTCGGCCGTGCGATCGAGTACGCGAAGGCGCTGAAGGTGCCGCAGCTGAACTGCCTCGTCGGCATCCCGTCGGCGAGCACGGCGCGCGACAAGACCTTCGTCACGATCGTCGACAACCTGCGCTTTGCCGCCGACGCGCTCAAGCGCGAAGGCATCCGCCTGCTCGTCGAGCCGTGCAACTGCTTCGACATCCCGGGCTTCGCGCTGAACCGCTCGTCGGAAGGGCTCGACGTGATCCGCGCGGTCGGCTCGGACAACCTGTTCCTGCAGTACGACATCTATCACATGCAGCGCATGGAAGGCGAACTGGCCGCGACGATCGAACGCAACCTCGCATCGATCGGCCACGTCCAGCTCGCGGACAACCCGGGCCGTAACGAGCCGGGCACGGGCGAGATCAACTACGCGTTCCTGTTCGCGCTGCTCGACCGGCTCGGCTATGCCGGTTACGTCGGCTGCGAGTACAAGCCCCGCACCACCACGACGGAAGGCCTCGGCTGGCTGCAAAGCGTCGCCGGCTGCGCACCGGGCTCGGCGCGTCGCGCCGCCTGA
- the rplI gene encoding 50S ribosomal protein L9: protein MQIILLEKVANLGNLGDIVKVKDGYARNFLIPNRKARRATKEAIAEFEVRRAELEKIAAEKLAASQAVGEKLNGQSFEITQKSGVDGRLFGSVTNGDVAELLKKAGFEVEKLQVRMPEGPLKMIGEHSVQVALHTDVVVDITINVIGDHA, encoded by the coding sequence ATGCAAATCATTCTGTTGGAAAAAGTCGCCAATCTGGGTAACCTCGGCGACATCGTCAAGGTCAAGGACGGTTACGCTCGCAACTTCCTGATCCCGAACCGCAAGGCTCGCCGTGCAACGAAGGAAGCGATCGCCGAATTCGAAGTTCGCCGCGCTGAACTCGAAAAGATCGCCGCTGAAAAGCTGGCAGCATCGCAGGCAGTCGGCGAGAAGCTGAACGGCCAGTCGTTCGAAATCACGCAGAAGTCGGGCGTTGACGGCCGTCTGTTCGGCTCGGTCACGAACGGCGACGTCGCGGAACTGCTGAAGAAGGCAGGTTTCGAAGTCGAGAAGCTGCAAGTTCGCATGCCGGAAGGCCCGCTGAAGATGATCGGCGAGCACAGCGTCCAGGTTGCGCTGCATACGGACGTCGTCGTCGACATCACGATCAACGTGATCGGCGACCACGCGTAA
- a CDS encoding anti-sigma factor family protein, with product MDCNEARALLDADVDRELSAPDALRVQQHVEGCEACRRERARIVTLVQAVRQADYHRAPDALRARILASLPAAADAPVREPARAEPQPEPRSQPQAQPRPRGRRWFSWLTDQGGSARPASAGTGPRVAALPGLGWGVALLVAVAAAGGMALSARHADTDRTVDELVSSHVRADLSARDIDVISTDRHTVKPWFNGRIDYAPPVEDLATDGFALVGGRLDYVGRRRVAVLVYRYRQHVIDVYVRPAGEGPGAPYSTVSQGYALDRWDAAGMTWWAVTDAEPSALAAFRTALDARLGVTRTE from the coding sequence ATGGACTGTAACGAAGCGCGAGCGTTGCTGGACGCGGACGTCGACCGCGAGCTGTCGGCGCCCGATGCGTTGCGGGTCCAGCAGCATGTCGAAGGGTGCGAAGCGTGCCGCCGTGAACGCGCGCGGATCGTCACGCTGGTGCAGGCCGTGCGTCAGGCCGACTATCACCGTGCGCCGGATGCGTTGCGGGCCCGCATTCTCGCGAGCCTGCCGGCCGCGGCCGATGCGCCCGTGCGCGAACCCGCGCGGGCGGAGCCGCAGCCCGAACCGCGGTCACAGCCGCAGGCGCAGCCGCGTCCGCGTGGTCGCCGCTGGTTCTCGTGGCTGACCGATCAAGGCGGGTCGGCACGCCCGGCGTCGGCCGGCACGGGGCCGCGGGTCGCCGCGCTGCCGGGACTCGGCTGGGGCGTCGCGCTGCTGGTGGCGGTTGCCGCGGCGGGCGGGATGGCATTGTCGGCGCGTCACGCCGACACCGACCGCACGGTCGACGAACTCGTGTCGAGCCATGTGCGGGCCGACCTGTCGGCGCGCGACATCGACGTGATCTCGACCGATCGGCACACGGTCAAGCCGTGGTTCAACGGCCGGATCGACTATGCGCCGCCGGTCGAGGATCTTGCGACGGACGGCTTCGCGCTGGTCGGCGGCCGGCTCGACTACGTCGGGCGGCGTCGCGTCGCGGTGCTCGTCTACCGTTACCGGCAGCACGTGATCGACGTCTACGTGCGGCCGGCCGGGGAAGGGCCGGGGGCGCCGTACTCGACCGTGTCGCAGGGTTATGCGCTCGACCGCTGGGACGCGGCCGGGATGACGTGGTGGGCCGTGACCGATGCCGAGCCGTCGGCGCTCGCGGCGTTCAGGACCGCGCTCGATGCGCGGCTCGGCGTCACGCGCACCGAGTGA
- a CDS encoding asparaginase, translating into MNTPNSASPSSAAALPRIAVLATGGTIAGAAPDAASTAGYQAGALGVNFLVDAVPALASVARIDAEQIASIDSKDLALPLWNALAARIDALMADPAVDGIVITHGTDTLEETAYALHLVVNGDKPVVLTAAMRPATALSSDGPLNLLNAVTVAAHPSARGQGVLVAFNNRIHGARDVVKTSTYAVDAFQSPELGALGWVQDGRVEFARRVTRSRDTQLAIAAVWPPVEVVASYAGVTRTAVDALVAAGVRGLVVAGTGNGSIHATLQAALADAVNAGVAVVRASRVGSGHVMRNGAASDDALGFVSAGSLNPYKARVLLMLALANGIDGRDALQRMFDTL; encoded by the coding sequence ATGAATACTCCGAATTCCGCATCTCCTTCGTCCGCGGCGGCCCTGCCGCGCATCGCCGTGCTCGCTACCGGCGGCACGATCGCCGGCGCCGCACCCGACGCGGCCAGCACGGCCGGCTACCAGGCCGGTGCGCTCGGCGTCAATTTCCTGGTCGACGCGGTGCCGGCGCTCGCGTCCGTCGCGCGCATCGACGCCGAGCAGATCGCCAGCATCGACAGCAAGGATCTCGCGCTGCCGCTGTGGAATGCGCTCGCCGCGCGGATCGACGCGCTGATGGCCGATCCTGCGGTCGACGGCATCGTGATCACCCACGGCACCGACACGCTCGAGGAAACCGCGTATGCGCTGCATCTGGTCGTTAATGGCGACAAGCCGGTCGTGCTGACGGCCGCGATGCGCCCGGCGACCGCGCTGTCGTCCGACGGCCCGCTGAACCTGCTGAACGCGGTGACGGTGGCTGCGCATCCGTCCGCGCGCGGGCAGGGCGTGCTGGTCGCGTTCAACAACCGGATCCACGGCGCGCGCGACGTCGTGAAGACGAGCACCTACGCGGTCGATGCATTCCAGTCGCCGGAGCTCGGCGCGCTCGGCTGGGTGCAGGACGGCCGGGTCGAATTCGCACGCCGCGTGACGCGTTCGCGCGACACGCAACTGGCGATCGCCGCCGTGTGGCCGCCCGTCGAAGTCGTCGCGAGCTACGCGGGCGTGACGCGTACGGCCGTCGATGCGCTCGTTGCAGCCGGCGTGCGCGGTCTCGTCGTCGCGGGCACCGGCAACGGCTCGATCCATGCGACGCTGCAGGCGGCGCTGGCCGATGCGGTAAACGCAGGCGTTGCGGTGGTTCGCGCGTCGCGCGTCGGGTCGGGGCACGTGATGCGCAACGGCGCCGCGAGCGACGATGCGCTCGGCTTCGTGAGCGCGGGGTCGCTGAACCCGTACAAGGCGCGCGTGCTGCTGATGCTCGCGCTCGCGAACGGCATCGACGGTCGCGACGCGCTGCAACGCATGTTCGATACGCTGTAA
- the gcl gene encoding glyoxylate carboligase, giving the protein MAKMRAVDAAVLVLEKEGIQTAFGVPGAAINPFYSAMRKSGGISHVLARHVEGASHMAEGFTRAAPGNIGVCIGTSGPAGTDMITGLYSASADSIPILAITGQAPRARLYKEDFQAVDIESIAKPVTKWAVTVREPALVPRVFQQAFHLMRSGRPGPVLVDLPIDVQLAEIEFDIDTYEPLPVYKPAATRAQIEKALTMLNDADKPLIVSGGGVLNAAAEDLLVQFAETIGVPVIPTLMSWGAIPDDHPLMAGMVGLQTSHRYGNATMLASDFVLGIGNRWANRHTGSVEVYTKGRKFVHVDIEPTQIGRVFGPDLGIVSDAKAALELFVAVAQEWKAAGKLKDRSAWVADCQERKRTLQRKTHFDNVPVKPQRVYEEMNKVFGRDTCYVSTIGLSQIAAAQFLHVFKARNWINCGQAGPLGWTIPAALGVRAADPSRPIVALSGDYDFQFMIEELAAGAQFKLPYVHVVVNNSYLGLIRQAQRAFDMDYCVQLAFDNVNAPELNGYGVDHVAVAEGLGCKALRVFKPEEIEPALRQAQTLAEEFSVPVVVEVILERVTNISMGTEIDAINEFEDLAEKAEHAPTAISMLD; this is encoded by the coding sequence ATGGCCAAGATGAGAGCCGTCGACGCAGCTGTGCTCGTGCTCGAGAAAGAAGGCATCCAGACCGCGTTCGGCGTGCCGGGCGCAGCGATCAACCCGTTCTACTCCGCCATGCGCAAGTCGGGTGGCATCAGCCACGTGCTGGCACGCCACGTCGAAGGCGCGTCGCACATGGCCGAAGGCTTCACGCGTGCCGCCCCGGGCAACATCGGCGTGTGCATCGGCACGTCGGGCCCCGCCGGCACCGACATGATCACAGGCCTCTACTCCGCATCGGCCGACTCGATTCCGATCCTCGCGATCACGGGCCAGGCACCGCGTGCCCGCCTGTACAAGGAAGACTTCCAGGCCGTCGACATCGAATCGATCGCGAAGCCCGTCACGAAGTGGGCCGTCACCGTGCGTGAGCCGGCACTCGTGCCGCGCGTGTTCCAGCAGGCATTCCACCTGATGCGCTCGGGCCGTCCGGGCCCGGTGCTGGTCGACCTGCCGATCGACGTGCAGCTCGCCGAAATCGAATTCGACATCGACACGTATGAACCGCTGCCGGTCTACAAGCCCGCGGCCACCCGCGCGCAGATCGAGAAGGCGCTCACGATGCTCAACGACGCGGACAAGCCGCTGATCGTGTCGGGCGGCGGCGTGCTCAACGCAGCGGCCGAAGACCTGCTCGTCCAGTTCGCCGAAACGATCGGCGTGCCGGTGATCCCGACGCTGATGTCGTGGGGCGCGATTCCGGACGACCACCCGCTGATGGCCGGCATGGTCGGCCTGCAGACGTCGCACCGCTACGGCAACGCCACGATGCTCGCGTCCGACTTCGTGCTCGGCATCGGCAACCGCTGGGCGAACCGCCACACGGGCAGCGTCGAGGTCTACACGAAGGGCCGCAAGTTCGTGCACGTCGACATCGAGCCGACGCAGATCGGCCGCGTGTTCGGCCCGGATCTCGGCATCGTGTCGGACGCGAAGGCCGCGCTCGAGCTGTTCGTCGCCGTCGCACAGGAATGGAAGGCCGCCGGCAAGCTGAAGGACCGCAGCGCATGGGTCGCCGACTGCCAGGAACGCAAGCGCACGCTGCAACGCAAGACGCACTTCGACAACGTGCCGGTCAAGCCGCAGCGCGTGTACGAAGAGATGAACAAGGTGTTCGGCCGCGATACGTGCTACGTCAGCACGATCGGCTTGTCGCAGATCGCCGCCGCGCAGTTCCTGCACGTGTTCAAGGCGCGTAACTGGATCAACTGCGGCCAGGCCGGCCCGCTCGGCTGGACGATTCCCGCCGCGCTCGGCGTGCGTGCAGCGGACCCGAGCCGCCCGATCGTCGCGCTGTCCGGCGACTACGACTTCCAGTTCATGATCGAGGAACTGGCAGCCGGCGCGCAATTCAAGCTGCCGTACGTGCACGTCGTCGTGAACAACTCGTACCTCGGGCTGATCCGCCAGGCGCAGCGTGCGTTCGACATGGACTACTGCGTGCAGCTCGCGTTCGACAACGTGAACGCACCGGAACTGAACGGCTATGGCGTCGACCACGTGGCCGTCGCGGAAGGCCTCGGCTGCAAGGCGCTGCGCGTGTTCAAGCCGGAAGAGATCGAGCCGGCGCTGCGTCAGGCGCAAACGCTCGCGGAAGAGTTCAGCGTGCCGGTGGTCGTGGAAGTGATCCTCGAGCGCGTGACGAACATCTCGATGGGCACCGAAATCGACGCGATCAACGAATTCGAGGATCTCGCCGAAAAGGCCGAGCACGCACCGACCGCAATCTCGATGCTCGACTGA
- the rpsR gene encoding 30S ribosomal protein S18 has translation MPRPTGKKFDKRRQQQNPLFKRKKFCRFTAAGVEQIDYKDTETLKDFIGENGKITPARLTGTKAHYQRQLDTAIKRARFLALLPYTDQHKA, from the coding sequence ATGCCCCGCCCGACTGGTAAGAAATTCGACAAGCGTCGTCAGCAACAAAACCCGCTCTTCAAGCGCAAGAAGTTCTGCCGTTTCACGGCTGCAGGCGTCGAGCAGATCGACTACAAGGACACGGAAACGCTGAAGGACTTCATCGGCGAAAACGGCAAGATCACGCCGGCTCGTCTGACGGGTACGAAGGCGCACTATCAGCGTCAGCTGGATACGGCCATCAAGCGTGCGCGTTTCCTCGCGCTGCTGCCGTACACCGATCAGCACAAGGCGTAA